The DNA segment ACAGCCTCCCCGCGAGGGAACCGCTCGACGGTTGTCGGCGCGTTGGCTCCGGTGAACACCACCAGCGGGAAGAGCCCCCGCCGGTACAGCTCTGCGGTATAGACCGCCACGCCTCCATCGTGACTGCCGAGACCTACCGCCACGTCGACCTGCCGCAACTCGTCATCGAGCCGGTGAAACCGCCACAGGGTTTCAACATCGGCCCGCACGGCAGGCGGCCATGCCTCGACCTGGTCTGTCACGTCGACCTCTAACTAGTCCGGGATCGTAAAGTTGTACGTCCACGCAAAGCGCGATGCGGCATGAATCCCCACCGCGAACTCCACGGGCTCGTCCTGAGCCGTGAACGTGGTTCGGTGGAGCACCACGACGGGCTCCCCCGCCGGAAGCTCCAACACCTCGATTTCTTCCGGCGTCGGCATCCGCGCGTGGAAGGTCTCCGTCATGTGGTCAGGCTCTAGGCCCTGCAAGGTCAGCACGGCGAAACCTCCGCCCGGCGTCGCGGTTCCGGGTCTGGGGTCGACGATCGGGGTTCCCTCGACATGCTCGGGCCGGTAATAGCTCGTGAGCGTGTGCGTGGGTTGTCCGCCCTGCTTGACCAGACGTGCTCGCTCGTAAACCTCGGATCCCGACTCGACCCCCAAGGCCGTCGCGATGTCGTTGTCAGCGACCGCCTTGCGCACGGTGTTGGTCTGGTCGTCGCGTTTCCACGACTGCCCGGACGCCTCACGGTCGGCGGCGAACGCGACGAGTCCGAACTTCCACTTGCTCTTTGCGTAGCGATCGGTGCCCAGCCGTTTCATCGGCGGTCGTGAGCGGACAACGGTGCCCCTCCGGCGAACCGCCGTCACCAACCCCTCAGCCTCCAGGACACCTACGGCCTTGCGGACGGTGTTCACGTTGATGTCGTACTGGGCGGCAAGCTCGTCCTGCTTGGGTAGCGTGTCGCCGGGCTGGTACTTCCCAGCATGGATCTCGTCCCGCAGTACGGCGGCAAGTTCGCGGTAGCCGATGGCCATGCCCCACCTCCTCTCT comes from the Prauserella marina genome and includes:
- a CDS encoding GntR family transcriptional regulator; translated protein: MAIGYRELAAVLRDEIHAGKYQPGDTLPKQDELAAQYDINVNTVRKAVGVLEAEGLVTAVRRRGTVVRSRPPMKRLGTDRYAKSKWKFGLVAFAADREASGQSWKRDDQTNTVRKAVADNDIATALGVESGSEVYERARLVKQGGQPTHTLTSYYRPEHVEGTPIVDPRPGTATPGGGFAVLTLQGLEPDHMTETFHARMPTPEEIEVLELPAGEPVVVLHRTTFTAQDEPVEFAVGIHAASRFAWTYNFTIPD